From the genome of Paracidovorax avenae:
CCAGCCGCAGCAGCAGGCGGCCGAGCGGAGCGCGCTCCGCGCCCTGCTGCCCGGCCAGCAGCGCCACCCGGGGAGCGAGGTAGTCACCCACCGTGCCGTCGAAGGCGAAGCGCAGGGCGTTGCAGACCGCGCCCGGCTGGGCCTGCAGGTATTCGCCGCCCAGGTGCGCCAGTTCGGCACCCGCGCGGCCGAGCTGCAGCTGCAGCACCTCCAGGCAGGAGAGCGCGAAGATGCGCGAAGGTTCGTGCAGGGTTTCGTCGCCCGCGGCGGCGATGGCCTCCCGGCAGGCGGGCAGCACCTCGGGGGCGTGCGCCAGGTGCTGCTTCAACCCGGCCAGCGCCTGCACGATGGCATCGTCGAACACGGCGATCGCGGCGGGCCGGGCGGCGGAGCGCGGCAGCAGGTGGCTGCGGCGCCAGTACTGGGTGACCAGCGACCGCGCCATGCGCGCGGGCGGATCGGTCCACACCGGCAGGTCCGTGGCCCGGGGCACGGGCAGTTCGATGACATTCATTCGGCAGGGGGCGCCGCAGGCCGCGGCGCGCGTGGGATCAAAGACAATGCCGGGCAGGAGGACCCCACCCGATGCTGGACAACCTGACGCCCTTCGCCGCGGAACTGCTGCCGGGCCACCGGCCGGACGGCAGCGCGTGCCGGACGCTGGTCATCAAGGCCACGCTGGATTTCGCGGGCAGGCCCGTCGCCCAGGGCAGCGCGCTGCCGATCTACCGCGGCGACGCGTTTTTCGGGGAGGAAGGGCTGCAGGGCACCGTGCGGCACGAGGCCGACCTGGCCCCCTTCAAGCCGCGGGTGGACGTGGTATTCAACGGCTTCGCCTACGCGCCCGGAGGCCGTCCGGCGGACCGGTTCGACGCGGGCCTGTCCATCGGCGCGGAAACCCGCACGGTGCGCATCCACGGCCGGCGCGTGTGGCGCCGGCGCATGGGGCTGTTCCCCGTGGCGGAGGCCTGCGAGCCGGCGCTGCGCGTGCCGGTGGTGTACGGCCTTGCCTTCGGCGGCCAGGACGCGGAAGACCCGATGGCCTTCCATGCCGGCAATCCGCCGGGCACCGGTTTCAGCGCCGGGGTGCCGCGGGACGGCGCGCCGCTGCACCAGATCGAGTGGGCCGATGCGCCCGTGCGCCTGCCCTCCGGCAATGACCCGCCCGCGGGCTTCGGCTGCATCGGACGCACGTGGCTGCCCCGCCGCGCCCTGTGGGGCAGCTACGCTCCGCAGGAACTGCAACAGGCGCCCGGCCTCGTGGCACGCATGCCGGCCACCTTCGACCCGGCGGCATGGAACTGTGCCCACCCGCGCATGCAGTTCGCGCCGGGACAGGTCCGGCCGGGCACGCGCATCCGGTGGAAGCACCTGTGCGCCCATGGCGAGGGGGAAACCGCCGTGCCGGACCTGCAGCCGGCCGTGTCCTGGGCGGTGCGGGGCGAGCGCGGCACCGTCCGCCCCGCGTTCGACACGCTCGTGCTGGAGCCCGAGCACGGCCACATGGCGATGGTCTGGCGGCACACGTTCGACAGGGAAGCCGCCCGGTACCTGGAAAGCCTGCAGGTGCATCTCTGACGGGCACTCAGTTGATCCGGACCTCGGCCGCATCGATGTCCACGAGGTCGCGCGCGTCGTGCTCGATCTTCAGGGCCACGAGCCGTGCGAGGCCCTGGCCCGTCAGGCGCAGGGACGCCTCGCCGCACGACAGCACCACGGCGTCCTGCGACTGCAGGCGGATGGCACGCTGGTTCCAAGGTACCACGGGCGAAGGAGCCAGCACCGCGGTGATGACGGCCTCGCCGCCGGAGCGCACCACCAGCAGCACCTCGTCGCCGGGAACGAGTTCCGGCAGGAGCACGCCCACGGAGGCGCTGGCGGCCATGTCCGCCGCCGCACCGGGGTACTCCACGGCATAGCGGTCCGGGGCCAGCGCCCCGGTGACACGGCCGGTGCGCATCACCGGCGCCGCACCCGCATCGGCGCCTGGCGCGGCGTCGTCCGCCGGGATGGAAACAGCCTGCGCTTGTGCCATCGGAACCCTCCTCTCCTGTTTTTCCCGCTTCACGCAGGATTGACGTGGCTGTCCGGCGACGAGACCGTCACCTTGGAGCTGCCCGCGATGGAAATCGTCTGCCCGTTGATCTGCACCGTGCCGTCGCTGGTCATGCGCAGCACGGCCTTGCCGCACTGGATCTCGATTGCGTCTCCGACCTTGACGGACATCTCCTTGCCCACGCTCAGGGTGCGCACCTCGCCCACGGTGGTGGCCGAGTTCTTGCCCACGTTCTCCGTGTAGTTGTCGGAGGTCTCGTCCGTGCGGTCCGCACCGACCTTCGTGGTCTGGCTCTGCCCCACGGTGACGGACCGGTTCATGAGCACGTTGGTGGACTGGCTGAGCCCCACGTTCACCACCATGGCCGCGCCCACGTTCACGTTGTAGGCTGCGCCGATGTTCACCATCTTCGCCAGGCCCACGTTCTGCAGGTAGGCCAGGCCGATGGTCTCGGTCTTGAAGCTGCCGACCTTGATCGACCAGTTGTTGCCGATCTTGTCCTTCTCGTTGCGGCCGATGGTCTTGCTGCGGTTGTTGCCGATGGAGACCGTCTCGTCGATGCCGACGTCTTCCTTCCGGTTGTCGCCGATCGAGATCGTCTCGTCGTGGTCCACCCGCTCCGTGCGGTTGTTGTGCACCGTGATCTTCTCGTCGCGATCGACCGTCTCGGTCCGGTCCCGGTGGATGGTGTTCGTCTCGTCCCGGTCGATCGTCTTGCGCCGGTCCTGGCCCACCCAGTGGTCCTCGTCGTTCTCCACCTCGATGAGCTGGTCCTTCTGCGCATGCAGCCACACCTGCTCCGCGCCCTTCTTGTCCTCGAAGCGGATCGCGTTGGCGTCGCCCGCGCCGTTCTTCATGCCATCGCCGAAGGCCCCGCCCTTGCTCGACTTCGTCTTGATGCCCGACTGCGTCGCATTGCCCGGCAAGGCCCAGGGTGGCATGTTCGCGGCGTTGTAGACGCTGCCCGTGACGATGGGATAGTCCGGGTCGCCGTTCAGGAAGTCCACGATCACTTCCTGCCCGATGCGCGGGATCGAGATCGCCCCGAAGCCCGAGCCCGCCCAGCTCGTGGCCACGCGCACCCAGCAGCTGGAGTTCTCGTCCATCGCCCCCAGCCGGTCCCAGTGGAACTGCACCTTGATGCGGCCGTATTCGTCGGTCCAGATTTCTTCCCCGGCCGGGCCGACCACGACGGCGGTCTGCGGGCCCGTGGTTCTCGGCTTTTGCGTCTTGCGCGCGGGCGTGTACGGAAGGCTCGTGGGCTGGGCCGTGAGGCTGAACTTCTGGAAGGAGCCCTGCTCTTCGTTGTGCTTGAGCGCCTCGCCCGGCTTGGCGCTGTTGAAGGAAGAACTGCGCGGGTTCTCGTGCAGGTGGTAGGTGACGCCCGTGATGAGGTATTGCCGGTTCTGGTCGCCGCGCGGGTAGTTCTCCAGCGTGAAGGTGTAGCCCGTGGCCAGGCTCCGGTGGCGGGATTCACCCCTGACGGTGCTGTGGCCCGTCAGGCCTTCCTGCAGGCGCACGCGGGCATATTGCTCGCCGTCGCCGTGCTGCACGTAGCCGCCCGGCCATTCGTAGATCTCGTACGCGTCGTGCGCGTGCCCCGGGGGCTGCTGGCGCATGTTGGAGAGGTCCGACCTCGGCTTCTTGAAGTCGTAGTCGTCGTTGTAGTACCGGCCGGGCTTGATCTCCTCGCCCAATGTCCAGGCGTGGATGTTCTCGCGGTCGGCCGTGGCCGACTTCTCGGGCGGGTAGAACGGGATCACGGCCGCGCCCGGCAGGGGCTCGTGGCCGGCCACGATGTCGTCGGCGATCACCAGGGTGTGCTGGCCGCTCGCGTGCTGGAAGTAGTAGTACGCGCCTTCATGCTCCAAGAGGCGCGAGACGAAGTCGAAGTCGCTCTCGCCGTACTGCACGCAGTAGTCCCAGGCGCGGTACGCGCGCGTGAGCTTGAGTTGCATCGGATAACCGTAACGGCTCAAAACCTCTTCCACGATCTGCGGGACGGTCTTGAACTGGAAGATGCGGAAATCCTGCCGCCGCGTGGCCACCCAGAGCCAGGGCTGCAGGCGCAGGTGGTACGAATACAGCCGATGGTCCTGCCCCTGCATGCCGAAGCGCGTGACCAGGCCGTCCAGGTACC
Proteins encoded in this window:
- a CDS encoding type VI secretion system Vgr family protein; its protein translation is MTRRVTIQTPLGEQLHFRQLRGSEELSQLFSFDIDLLSEGRDIDPKALLGKTATVEIETEGGGKRYLDGLVTRFGMQGQDHRLYSYHLRLQPWLWVATRRQDFRIFQFKTVPQIVEEVLSRYGYPMQLKLTRAYRAWDYCVQYGESDFDFVSRLLEHEGAYYYFQHASGQHTLVIADDIVAGHEPLPGAAVIPFYPPEKSATADRENIHAWTLGEEIKPGRYYNDDYDFKKPRSDLSNMRQQPPGHAHDAYEIYEWPGGYVQHGDGEQYARVRLQEGLTGHSTVRGESRHRSLATGYTFTLENYPRGDQNRQYLITGVTYHLHENPRSSSFNSAKPGEALKHNEEQGSFQKFSLTAQPTSLPYTPARKTQKPRTTGPQTAVVVGPAGEEIWTDEYGRIKVQFHWDRLGAMDENSSCWVRVATSWAGSGFGAISIPRIGQEVIVDFLNGDPDYPIVTGSVYNAANMPPWALPGNATQSGIKTKSSKGGAFGDGMKNGAGDANAIRFEDKKGAEQVWLHAQKDQLIEVENDEDHWVGQDRRKTIDRDETNTIHRDRTETVDRDEKITVHNNRTERVDHDETISIGDNRKEDVGIDETVSIGNNRSKTIGRNEKDKIGNNWSIKVGSFKTETIGLAYLQNVGLAKMVNIGAAYNVNVGAAMVVNVGLSQSTNVLMNRSVTVGQSQTTKVGADRTDETSDNYTENVGKNSATTVGEVRTLSVGKEMSVKVGDAIEIQCGKAVLRMTSDGTVQINGQTISIAGSSKVTVSSPDSHVNPA
- a CDS encoding DUF2169 domain-containing protein; this translates as MLDNLTPFAAELLPGHRPDGSACRTLVIKATLDFAGRPVAQGSALPIYRGDAFFGEEGLQGTVRHEADLAPFKPRVDVVFNGFAYAPGGRPADRFDAGLSIGAETRTVRIHGRRVWRRRMGLFPVAEACEPALRVPVVYGLAFGGQDAEDPMAFHAGNPPGTGFSAGVPRDGAPLHQIEWADAPVRLPSGNDPPAGFGCIGRTWLPRRALWGSYAPQELQQAPGLVARMPATFDPAAWNCAHPRMQFAPGQVRPGTRIRWKHLCAHGEGETAVPDLQPAVSWAVRGERGTVRPAFDTLVLEPEHGHMAMVWRHTFDREAARYLESLQVHL